One stretch of Zingiber officinale cultivar Zhangliang chromosome 6B, Zo_v1.1, whole genome shotgun sequence DNA includes these proteins:
- the LOC121989909 gene encoding probable WRKY transcription factor 12 isoform X2, which produces MRTPQQLHSTLVLSFKPKKASRKSIKKMIHYAPLGRLPLSQPRLDQTPRASSTSASQMIDFTLPPPHPLEPSNSVSATPQAISNPSTTPCAGFIKMRKKNKKKNNSYGNDEMANADNNNNSNNNNVVRTKSSKKKRGKGGRTRMREPRFCFKTMSDVDVLDDGYKWRKYGQKLVKNTQYPRSYYRCTRANCRVKKRIERLPEDQRMVITTYEGRHIHSPPHDEDKEQDLAKISWFW; this is translated from the exons ATGCGTACACCACAACAACTACATTCCACCCTCGTCCTTTCCTTTAAACCAAAGAAAGCAAGCAGGAAATCTATTAAGAAGATGATTCATTATGCTCCTCTTGGAAGATTGCCGCTGAGCCAACCAAGGCTGGATCAGACTCCTCGAGCTTCTTCCACTTCAGCTTCTCAGATGATAGACTTCACCCTTCCTCCTCCTCATCCACTTGAACCTTCTAATTCAGTATCAGCAACACCACAAGCCATATCAAACCCCTCCACTACTCCATG CGCCGGATTCAtcaagatgaggaagaagaacaagaagaaaaataACAGTTATGGCAATGATGAAATGGCGAAtgctgataataataataatagtaataataataacgtTGTGAGGACGAagagcagcaagaagaagagaggcAAAGGAGGGAGGACGAGGATGAGGGAGCCGAGGTTTTGCTTCAAGACGATGAGCGATGTGGATGTGCTGGACGACGGCTACAAGTGGAGGAAGTACGGACAGAAGCTCGTCAAGAACACCCAGTATCCAAG GAGCTACTATAGGTGCACGCGAGCAAATTGTAGGGTTAAAAAGAGGATCGAACGGTTGCCAGAGGATCAGAGGATGGTGATCACGACGTATGAGGGGAGGCATATACATTCTCCGCCGCATGATGAGGATAAGGAACAGGATTTGGCCAAGATTAGTTGGTTCTGGTAG
- the LOC121989909 gene encoding probable WRKY transcription factor 12 isoform X1: MRTPQQLHSTLVLSFKPKKASRKSIKKMIHYAPLGRLPLSQPRLDQTPRASSTSASQMIDFTLPPPHPLEPSNSVSATPQAISNPSTTPCSACMPGRSAGFIKMRKKNKKKNNSYGNDEMANADNNNNSNNNNVVRTKSSKKKRGKGGRTRMREPRFCFKTMSDVDVLDDGYKWRKYGQKLVKNTQYPRSYYRCTRANCRVKKRIERLPEDQRMVITTYEGRHIHSPPHDEDKEQDLAKISWFW; this comes from the exons ATGCGTACACCACAACAACTACATTCCACCCTCGTCCTTTCCTTTAAACCAAAGAAAGCAAGCAGGAAATCTATTAAGAAGATGATTCATTATGCTCCTCTTGGAAGATTGCCGCTGAGCCAACCAAGGCTGGATCAGACTCCTCGAGCTTCTTCCACTTCAGCTTCTCAGATGATAGACTTCACCCTTCCTCCTCCTCATCCACTTGAACCTTCTAATTCAGTATCAGCAACACCACAAGCCATATCAAACCCCTCCACTACTCCATG TTCTGCGTGTATGCCTGGCCGCAGCGCCGGATTCAtcaagatgaggaagaagaacaagaagaaaaataACAGTTATGGCAATGATGAAATGGCGAAtgctgataataataataatagtaataataataacgtTGTGAGGACGAagagcagcaagaagaagagaggcAAAGGAGGGAGGACGAGGATGAGGGAGCCGAGGTTTTGCTTCAAGACGATGAGCGATGTGGATGTGCTGGACGACGGCTACAAGTGGAGGAAGTACGGACAGAAGCTCGTCAAGAACACCCAGTATCCAAG GAGCTACTATAGGTGCACGCGAGCAAATTGTAGGGTTAAAAAGAGGATCGAACGGTTGCCAGAGGATCAGAGGATGGTGATCACGACGTATGAGGGGAGGCATATACATTCTCCGCCGCATGATGAGGATAAGGAACAGGATTTGGCCAAGATTAGTTGGTTCTGGTAG